A region of Hippoglossus stenolepis isolate QCI-W04-F060 chromosome 7, HSTE1.2, whole genome shotgun sequence DNA encodes the following proteins:
- the si:dkeyp-72g9.4 gene encoding uncharacterized protein si:dkeyp-72g9.4, translating into MRPRSRLLSKRRLLLPTIREGTEETVRDRNEANALHITSVSSEDYLLSICHLAHPTFPSRDASPDNTQHTRHLEAGPQRLRRRHSGKTSTRYELNPEEEAQGTEEKELSGELMFGNSDPLEFLYGHQSHLSGGVRRACAEGGFTRQHGGAWECQARSRAHSIPRASSPVPPRQRKSSCPELHPSTDTSAPGISTTRSPCRSEAPRGSPAERGAGAERQRPAAKQSLISQWISDCRSAWREARVRVCMLPAIAEI; encoded by the coding sequence ATGCGGCCGCGGTCCAGACTCCTGTCCAAGAGACGACTCCTGCTGCCCACCATCAGAGAAGGCACCGAGGAGACGGTGAGGGATCGGAATGAGGCCAACGCGCTTCACATCACATCCGTGTCCTCTGAGGACTACCTGCTCTCCATCTGCCACCTGGCCCACCCCACCTTCCCCAGCAGGGACGCTTCCCCTGACAACACGCAGCACACGAGGCACTTGGAGGCCGGTCCCCAGAGGCTGAGGCGGAGGCACAGTGGGAAAACGTCCACCAGATACGAGTTGAACCCGGAGGAGGAGGCGCAAGGCACGGAGGAGAAAGAACTGAGCGGCGAGCTGATGTTTGGCAACTCGGACCCTCTCGAGTTTCTTTACGGACACCAGAGCCACCTCTCGGGCGGCGTGAGGAGGGCGTGCGCGGAGGGAGGCTTCACGAGGCAGCACGGGGGCGCGTGGGAGTGCCAGGCTCGCTCCAGGGCGCACAGCATCCCGCGGGCCTCGAGTCCGGTCCCCCCACGCCAGCGCAAGAGCAGCTGCCCCGAGTTGCACCCCAGCACTGACACGTCGGCCCCGGGTATCTCCACGACACGCAGCCCGTGCAGGTCGGAGGCCCCGAGGGGGAGCCCGgcggagagaggagcaggggcCGAGAGGCAGAGACCCGCCGCCAAACAGTCCCTGATCTCGCAGTGGATCTCTGACTGCAGGTCCGCGTGGCGAGAGGCGCGCGTGCGGGTCTGCATGCTGCCCGCAATCGCTGAGATATAG
- the LOC118112126 gene encoding C-X-C motif chemokine 2 gives MSGIMKVLLLLAASVCISTALLNESGQNCLCQRTYNSTDGSDLKDIQIYPATIFCDKVEIVVTTGAGHRYCLNHRAKAVKAIVIRILRSKRNAITPPQSS, from the exons ATGTCCGGCATCATGAAAGTGCTCCTGCTCCTGGCTGCCTCGGTCTGCATCTCTACAGCCCTGC tcAACGAATCTGGTCAGAACTGTCTGTGTCAGCGTACCTATAATTCCACTGACGGGTCGGATTTAAAGGACATCCAGATCTACCCGGCAACCATCTTCTGTGACAAAGTGGAGATTGT TGTCACCACCGGCGCAGGCCATCGCTACTGCTTGAACCACAGGGCGAAGGCAGTGAAAGCCATCGTGATTCGGATCCT AAGGAGCAAGAGAAACGCCATCACCCCCCCCCAGTCCAGCTGA